Proteins encoded together in one Streptomyces sp. B1I3 window:
- a CDS encoding cupin domain-containing protein has translation MEFIKPQSTSKAPTDWFTGDVWWDVIVAGQEPSRMRANLVRFSPGARTNWHSHAVGQTLHVVSGVALIGTRDGTVFEAHPGETVNCPPGEEHWHGAAPDRFMEHIAMWENTGDGTPETTWAEPVSDQQYGGPRTRGR, from the coding sequence ATGGAATTCATCAAGCCCCAGTCGACCAGCAAGGCACCGACCGACTGGTTCACCGGCGACGTCTGGTGGGACGTCATCGTCGCCGGCCAGGAACCCTCCCGCATGCGTGCCAACCTGGTCCGCTTCTCACCCGGCGCCCGCACCAACTGGCACAGCCATGCCGTCGGGCAGACCTTGCACGTCGTCTCCGGTGTCGCTCTGATCGGCACCCGGGACGGCACCGTCTTCGAAGCCCACCCCGGCGAGACCGTCAACTGCCCGCCCGGCGAGGAGCACTGGCACGGCGCTGCCCCCGACCGGTTCATGGAACACATCGCCATGTGGGAGAACACCGGGGACGGCACCCCCGAGACGACCTGGGCCGAACCTGTTTCCGACCAGCAGTACGGCGGCCCCCGCACGCGCGGCCGGTAG
- a CDS encoding helix-turn-helix domain-containing protein translates to MLGVPEAHTGWTFITNHARVLAAIADDPNARIRDIAAHCRLTERAVQRIISDLERDGYLSHTREGRANTYRIQPDKVLRHPAEAGLSVASLLSLLVQDESDRSRKPDSQ, encoded by the coding sequence ATGCTCGGAGTACCTGAAGCCCACACCGGATGGACGTTCATCACCAATCACGCGCGCGTGCTGGCAGCCATCGCAGACGACCCGAACGCCAGGATCCGCGACATCGCCGCGCACTGCCGGCTCACGGAGCGCGCGGTCCAGCGGATCATTTCCGACCTCGAGCGGGACGGTTACCTCTCCCACACCCGCGAGGGGCGTGCGAACACCTACCGCATCCAGCCGGACAAGGTACTGCGCCACCCCGCAGAAGCCGGCCTCTCCGTGGCCTCCCTGCTCTCTCTTCTCGTGCAGGACGAGAGCGACCGCAGCCGAAAGCCGGACTCTCAGTAG
- a CDS encoding GlxA family transcriptional regulator encodes MGSVHRVVVLALDGVYPFELGIPSRVFGAAGGRYEVLTCGIDGAQVRTNSDFSITVEHGPQVLSTADTVVIPPFDMDRLAREIPRSVVDALASVKPGTRIVSICTGAFVLAAAGLLDGRAATTHWALADTFRDWFPDVALDPDVLFVDDGDILTSAGASSGVDVCLHLVREDCGTQVANHVARVCVVPPWRDGGQAQYIEQPVPAAPAGGTAATRQWALEHLDEPLSLAELAGHARMSLRTFARRFKDEVGMSPGRWLAQQRVAQARHLLESSDLPVDDIAGRVGFATGTSLRQHLHAAIGVSPLRYRRTFRGTLPASEDAPGADPGQRPKLNAAQP; translated from the coding sequence ATGGGAAGCGTTCACCGCGTCGTCGTACTCGCCCTCGACGGGGTCTATCCGTTCGAGCTGGGCATCCCGAGCCGCGTCTTCGGCGCGGCCGGGGGCAGGTATGAGGTTTTGACCTGCGGAATCGACGGGGCGCAGGTGCGGACCAACTCCGACTTCTCGATCACTGTCGAGCACGGCCCGCAGGTTCTGTCCACCGCCGATACCGTCGTCATCCCTCCGTTCGACATGGACCGTCTGGCGCGGGAGATCCCGCGGAGCGTCGTGGACGCTCTCGCATCGGTGAAGCCCGGCACACGCATCGTGTCTATCTGCACGGGTGCGTTCGTCCTCGCCGCGGCCGGGCTCCTGGACGGCCGGGCCGCCACGACGCACTGGGCGCTCGCCGACACCTTCCGCGACTGGTTCCCGGATGTGGCCCTGGATCCGGATGTCCTGTTCGTCGACGACGGCGACATCCTCACGTCGGCGGGTGCGTCGTCCGGGGTGGACGTCTGCCTGCACCTCGTGCGCGAGGACTGCGGTACGCAGGTCGCCAACCACGTGGCACGCGTCTGCGTCGTACCGCCGTGGCGGGACGGCGGCCAGGCACAGTACATCGAACAGCCGGTGCCCGCGGCGCCCGCCGGTGGGACGGCCGCGACCCGCCAGTGGGCCCTGGAGCACCTCGACGAACCCCTCAGCCTGGCCGAGTTGGCGGGTCACGCCCGTATGAGCCTGCGGACCTTCGCCCGGCGCTTCAAGGACGAGGTGGGGATGAGCCCGGGCAGGTGGCTGGCGCAGCAGCGCGTGGCACAGGCGCGCCATCTGCTCGAGTCGAGCGATCTGCCGGTGGATGACATCGCCGGCCGGGTCGGCTTCGCCACCGGCACGTCCCTGCGCCAGCACCTCCACGCCGCGATCGGCGTGTCGCCGCTGAGGTACCGACGCACGTTCCGCGGCACACTGCCGGCGTCGGAGGATGCGCCCGGTGCGGATCCCGGACAGCGACCGAAGCTGAACGCCGCGCAGCCGTAA
- a CDS encoding zinc-dependent alcohol dehydrogenase family protein: MRGAVIHAPGDVRFESLDDPKILRPTDAVIRTAVTCVCGSDLWPYRGLEPIGDPHPMGHEYVGFVEEVGSEVTSVRPGQFVVGSFATSDNTCANCRNGFQSNCLHREFMSTCQADYVRIPNAQGTLVATDEHPDEEVWPGLLAVSDVMGTGWWAADAAEVKPGSTAVVVGDGAVGLCGVIAAKELGAARIIAMSRHEPRQKLAREFGATDIVTERGDEGVARVKELTGGIGADSVLECVGTAEAMRQALHSARPGGSVGFVGVPHEVAVDGQELFFSHVGLRGGPAPVRRYLPDLIDRVLSGRIDPGKVFDLTLPLEQVAEGYEAMDERRAVKALLKP; this comes from the coding sequence ATGCGCGGAGCAGTGATCCACGCCCCCGGTGATGTGCGCTTCGAGTCTCTCGACGACCCGAAGATCCTCCGGCCGACCGATGCGGTCATCCGTACAGCCGTCACGTGTGTGTGCGGTTCCGACCTGTGGCCCTACCGGGGCCTGGAGCCGATCGGCGATCCGCACCCGATGGGGCACGAGTACGTCGGTTTCGTGGAGGAGGTCGGCAGCGAGGTCACCTCGGTCAGGCCGGGCCAGTTCGTCGTCGGCTCGTTCGCCACCTCGGACAACACCTGCGCGAACTGCCGGAACGGTTTCCAGTCGAACTGTCTGCACCGGGAGTTCATGAGCACCTGCCAGGCCGACTACGTGCGCATCCCCAACGCCCAGGGCACCCTGGTCGCCACCGATGAGCACCCTGACGAGGAGGTCTGGCCCGGTCTGCTGGCCGTCTCCGATGTCATGGGCACCGGGTGGTGGGCCGCCGACGCCGCCGAGGTCAAGCCCGGCTCCACCGCCGTGGTGGTCGGTGACGGCGCAGTCGGTCTGTGCGGGGTGATCGCGGCGAAGGAACTCGGTGCGGCTCGGATCATCGCGATGAGCCGCCACGAGCCCAGGCAGAAGCTCGCGCGCGAGTTCGGCGCCACCGACATCGTCACCGAGCGCGGCGACGAGGGCGTGGCCCGGGTCAAGGAGCTGACCGGTGGGATCGGCGCCGACAGTGTGCTGGAGTGCGTCGGGACCGCCGAGGCCATGCGGCAGGCCCTGCACTCGGCGCGGCCCGGCGGCAGCGTCGGCTTCGTCGGTGTTCCCCACGAGGTCGCCGTCGACGGGCAGGAGCTGTTCTTCTCCCACGTCGGTCTGCGAGGCGGTCCCGCCCCCGTGCGCCGTTACCTGCCCGACCTGATCGACCGGGTCCTGTCGGGCCGGATCGACCCGGGCAAGGTCTTCGACCTCACCCTGCCCTTGGAGCAGGTCGCCGAAGGCTACGAAGCCATGGACGAGCGCCGTGCCGTCAAGGCCCTCCTCAAGCCCTGA
- a CDS encoding aldo/keto reductase has product MQTRTLNNGVEMPILGFGVYQIPPEQTERAVSDALAAGYRSLDTAAAYGNEEAVGRAIRSSGIPREDLFVTTKLWISDAGDDRAKRAFDTSLRKLGLDHLDLYLIHQPYGDVYGSWRAMEALHREGLIRAIGVSNFYPDRLVDLIDHNEITPAVNQVETHPFFQRTADQELMRERGVQIESWGPFAEGRNNLFTDPRLSAIATAHGKSVAQVVLRWLVQRGVVVIPKSVRAERMAENLDIFDFELTDDQMATVAALDTGVSLFFDHRDPAMVSRLGNVTLTP; this is encoded by the coding sequence ATGCAGACCCGCACCCTGAACAACGGCGTCGAAATGCCGATCCTCGGCTTCGGCGTCTACCAGATTCCGCCCGAGCAGACCGAGCGAGCCGTCAGTGACGCCCTCGCGGCCGGATACCGGTCCCTGGACACGGCCGCGGCTTACGGTAACGAGGAGGCCGTCGGCCGCGCGATCAGGAGCAGCGGCATCCCCCGTGAGGACCTGTTCGTCACGACCAAGCTGTGGATTTCGGATGCCGGTGACGACAGGGCGAAGCGCGCGTTCGACACCTCCCTGCGCAAGCTGGGGCTGGATCACCTCGACCTGTATCTGATCCACCAGCCCTACGGCGATGTCTACGGCTCCTGGCGGGCCATGGAAGCCCTGCACCGCGAAGGTCTCATCCGGGCGATCGGGGTTTCGAACTTCTACCCGGACCGGCTCGTCGACCTCATCGACCACAACGAGATCACCCCGGCGGTGAACCAGGTCGAGACCCATCCGTTCTTCCAGCGCACCGCGGACCAGGAGCTGATGCGTGAGCGCGGGGTGCAGATCGAGTCGTGGGGCCCCTTCGCCGAGGGACGCAACAACCTGTTCACCGACCCGCGTCTGAGCGCGATCGCCACCGCGCACGGCAAGTCAGTGGCGCAGGTCGTGTTGCGCTGGCTCGTTCAGCGCGGTGTCGTCGTCATCCCGAAGTCGGTGCGCGCCGAGCGCATGGCGGAGAACCTCGACATCTTCGACTTCGAGCTCACCGACGACCAGATGGCGACCGTCGCCGCCCTGGACACGGGGGTCTCGCTCTTCTTCGACCACCGCGACCCGGCCATGGTCAGCCGGCTCGGCAACGTCACCCTCACCCCCTGA
- a CDS encoding NADP-dependent oxidoreductase, protein MLAISQDTHGSPEVLKPTRLPRPVPGPSQILVAVRAAGINPTDWKHRSQGLFLDRLPLVLGWDVSGVVEAVGYGVTLFEPGDEVFGMLPYPFGVGSHAEFVTGPARAFTHKPAGIDHVQAGALPLAALTAYQAIVDTADVRTGQRVLIHAAAGGVGHLAVQIAKSRGAYVIGTASAPKHDFVRALGADEVIDYHTTDFARAVSDVDMVLDPLAGDTRTRSLEVLRPGGVVVSLLGGATPDEAARAAELGVRVRTLLVEADHAGMRAVADLVEAGSLRAHIDATFPLVEAAKAHSLGETGRTTGKIVLVVAAGAE, encoded by the coding sequence ATGCTGGCCATCAGCCAGGACACGCACGGGAGCCCCGAGGTCCTCAAGCCGACCCGGCTCCCGAGGCCCGTACCCGGACCGAGCCAGATCCTGGTCGCCGTCCGCGCGGCCGGCATCAACCCCACCGACTGGAAGCACCGGTCCCAAGGGCTCTTCCTGGACCGCCTCCCGCTCGTCCTCGGCTGGGACGTCTCCGGTGTCGTCGAGGCGGTCGGGTACGGCGTGACCCTGTTCGAGCCGGGCGACGAGGTCTTCGGGATGCTCCCCTACCCGTTCGGCGTAGGTTCCCACGCGGAGTTCGTGACCGGGCCGGCTCGCGCCTTCACCCACAAGCCGGCCGGAATCGACCATGTCCAGGCGGGGGCCCTTCCGCTGGCCGCGCTCACGGCTTACCAGGCGATCGTCGACACCGCCGACGTCCGAACCGGACAGCGCGTACTCATCCACGCGGCAGCCGGTGGTGTCGGGCACCTTGCCGTGCAGATCGCCAAGTCCCGCGGCGCGTACGTCATCGGCACCGCCAGCGCGCCGAAGCACGACTTCGTCCGCGCCCTCGGCGCTGACGAGGTGATCGACTACCACACCACCGACTTCGCTCGTGCCGTGAGCGACGTCGACATGGTCCTCGACCCGCTCGCCGGGGACACCCGGACCCGGTCCCTGGAGGTTCTTCGTCCTGGTGGCGTCGTCGTGTCCCTGCTGGGCGGCGCCACGCCCGACGAAGCGGCGAGGGCCGCTGAACTCGGCGTACGCGTGCGGACACTGCTCGTCGAGGCCGACCACGCGGGTATGCGCGCCGTTGCCGACCTCGTCGAAGCGGGCTCGCTGCGCGCCCACATCGATGCCACGTTCCCACTGGTGGAGGCGGCCAAGGCGCATTCCCTCGGTGAGACGGGCCGTACGACCGGCAAGATCGTTCTGGTCGTGGCGGCCGGAGCCGAGTGA
- a CDS encoding macrolide family glycosyltransferase, with the protein MPSRRAHIAMVGIPAVSHVLPSLEIIRELVARGHRVTYANDPAVTELIAATGAELIPCDSVLPVADNDWPADPIAAMGLFLDDAVQALPQLRNAYEHDPADLYLYDIGAYAARALAESQKRPVVQLSPTFVAWDGYDKDVAAHLRALPGADAYRARFTQWLAGSGASTTDVDTFSGRPEKALALITRAMQPHADQVDTDTVTFVGPCFGTTADTGSWTRPADAENVLLISLGSAYTRRPEFYRQCVAAYGDLPGWHVVLQIGRYTDPHELGSIPPNVEVHPWVPQRAILEQADAFVTHAGMGGCGEGLLAGVPMIAVPQGAEQFMNADRLVELGVARRIDTSQATADTLRAALHDLTTDPEVARRSALLRADAQAAGGTARAADLIETMLP; encoded by the coding sequence ATGCCCAGCCGCCGTGCCCACATCGCGATGGTCGGCATCCCCGCCGTCAGTCACGTCCTGCCGAGCCTCGAGATCATCCGCGAGCTGGTGGCCCGCGGCCATCGGGTGACCTACGCCAACGACCCGGCCGTGACGGAACTGATCGCGGCCACCGGCGCCGAACTCATCCCCTGCGATTCCGTGTTGCCGGTCGCCGACAACGACTGGCCCGCCGACCCCATCGCAGCGATGGGGCTTTTCCTCGACGATGCCGTGCAGGCCCTCCCGCAGCTGCGGAACGCCTATGAGCACGACCCGGCGGACCTGTACCTGTACGACATCGGCGCCTATGCTGCGCGCGCCCTCGCTGAATCACAGAAGCGGCCCGTCGTTCAGCTCTCCCCGACGTTCGTGGCCTGGGACGGTTACGACAAGGACGTCGCGGCACACCTCCGGGCACTGCCCGGCGCCGACGCCTACCGGGCCAGGTTCACACAGTGGCTGGCCGGCTCGGGGGCATCCACCACCGACGTCGATACCTTCTCCGGGCGCCCGGAGAAGGCCCTCGCCCTGATCACCCGGGCCATGCAACCGCACGCCGACCAGGTCGACACCGACACAGTGACCTTCGTCGGGCCGTGCTTCGGCACAACTGCGGACACGGGCAGCTGGACCCGGCCGGCGGACGCGGAGAACGTGCTCCTGATCTCCCTGGGCTCCGCGTACACCCGCCGACCGGAGTTCTACCGTCAGTGTGTGGCTGCCTACGGCGACCTGCCCGGCTGGCACGTCGTCCTCCAGATCGGCAGGTACACCGACCCGCACGAACTCGGCTCCATCCCGCCCAACGTGGAGGTACACCCCTGGGTCCCGCAGCGGGCGATCCTGGAACAGGCGGACGCCTTCGTCACCCACGCCGGCATGGGCGGCTGCGGCGAAGGACTCCTTGCGGGCGTCCCGATGATCGCCGTGCCACAGGGTGCCGAGCAGTTCATGAACGCCGACCGGCTCGTGGAACTGGGCGTAGCACGCCGTATCGACACCTCCCAGGCCACCGCCGATACCCTGCGTGCGGCCTTGCACGACCTGACCACCGACCCGGAGGTCGCCCGTCGCTCCGCGCTGCTGCGCGCCGACGCGCAGGCAGCGGGTGGGACAGCGCGCGCCGCAGACCTCATCGAGACCATGCTGCCCTGA
- a CDS encoding STAS domain-containing protein, giving the protein MQYERQGAWVVAAYGSYDVDSIRPLAEALTAATRKHPNVVLDASGVTFADSSLLNLLLVTHRAVPLCVAAPGPQLRRLLEITGVDTVLEVRATVEEAVALQV; this is encoded by the coding sequence GTGCAGTACGAACGGCAAGGCGCCTGGGTCGTCGCCGCATACGGCTCCTACGACGTGGACTCGATCCGGCCCCTGGCCGAGGCGTTGACAGCCGCGACCCGCAAGCACCCGAACGTGGTCCTGGACGCCTCCGGTGTCACCTTCGCGGATTCGTCGTTGCTCAACCTGCTGCTTGTCACCCACCGAGCCGTCCCCCTGTGCGTGGCCGCCCCTGGGCCCCAGCTGCGGCGCCTCCTGGAGATCACCGGAGTCGACACAGTCCTGGAGGTGAGGGCCACGGTGGAGGAAGCCGTCGCGCTCCAGGTGTAG
- a CDS encoding LysE family translocator gives MMSVDLAGFLGVVLLAYLVPGPDFLVIVRAAARRASLGRAAALGAQSGLCVHMCAAALGLSVIATRSAVAFTVIKLAGAAYLVHLGVRALLNARKQRETAGREHERQDCVPPGREATSGSRRSSFAEGFLTNVLNPKAALFFLSVLPQFIDRGGSTTEQIFLLGTLDVVIGLVYWLVLAGVAARLRPAFDRPTWRRRWEQISGGLFIAIGVGVAVVD, from the coding sequence ATGATGTCGGTCGATCTCGCCGGCTTCCTCGGGGTCGTGCTGCTGGCTTATCTGGTGCCCGGACCGGACTTCCTCGTGATCGTGCGGGCGGCCGCGCGTCGTGCCTCGCTGGGCCGTGCGGCGGCACTGGGGGCGCAGTCGGGACTGTGCGTGCACATGTGCGCTGCGGCGCTGGGCCTTTCGGTGATCGCCACCCGGTCCGCTGTCGCGTTCACCGTCATCAAGCTGGCGGGCGCCGCGTATCTGGTTCATCTGGGGGTGCGTGCCCTGCTCAACGCCAGGAAGCAGCGCGAGACGGCGGGGCGCGAGCACGAGCGCCAGGACTGCGTGCCACCTGGGCGGGAGGCGACGTCCGGCAGCCGCCGGAGCAGTTTCGCCGAGGGCTTCCTCACCAACGTGCTCAATCCGAAAGCCGCGTTGTTCTTTCTGAGCGTCCTGCCGCAGTTCATCGACCGAGGTGGCTCGACCACTGAGCAAATCTTTCTCCTCGGCACGCTCGACGTCGTCATCGGCCTCGTCTACTGGCTGGTCCTGGCAGGCGTCGCCGCCCGCCTGCGCCCGGCGTTCGACCGTCCCACCTGGCGTCGGCGCTGGGAACAGATCAGCGGCGGCCTCTTCATCGCAATCGGCGTCGGGGTAGCCGTCGTGGACTGA
- a CDS encoding TetR/AcrR family transcriptional regulator, whose translation MADSPDHPPEHARPGAAPPARRPGGRTSRIRTQVLDAVRAELGEHGYEGLTVEGVAARAGVHRATVYRRWQDIGGLIADVLVATGEDDWQPPDTGSLRGDLTALNEEIQESLSVQPSLAEALMAASFRSDRAARAQQRLWEDRYTRCEALVERAVRRGELPPHTDARGLLIASTAPLYHQLVLLRTAPDPQLPGYAATTAALAATAGAFTRTTADTES comes from the coding sequence ATGGCCGACTCACCGGACCATCCGCCGGAACACGCCCGCCCTGGTGCCGCACCGCCCGCCCGCCGACCGGGCGGCCGTACCTCCCGCATCCGCACCCAAGTACTCGACGCGGTGCGCGCCGAACTCGGCGAACACGGCTACGAAGGGCTCACGGTGGAGGGTGTCGCAGCACGCGCGGGAGTGCACCGCGCCACGGTCTACCGGCGCTGGCAGGACATCGGAGGCCTGATCGCCGATGTGCTCGTCGCCACCGGTGAGGACGACTGGCAGCCCCCGGACACCGGCTCCCTGCGTGGCGACCTGACGGCATTGAACGAGGAGATCCAGGAATCCTTGTCCGTACAACCGTCCCTCGCAGAAGCCCTGATGGCGGCCTCGTTCCGCTCCGACCGAGCCGCCCGCGCGCAGCAGCGGCTGTGGGAGGACCGGTATACGCGCTGCGAGGCCCTCGTGGAGCGCGCGGTCAGACGCGGAGAACTGCCACCGCACACGGATGCGCGGGGCCTGCTGATCGCCTCCACCGCACCGCTCTACCACCAACTGGTGCTCCTGCGGACCGCCCCTGATCCCCAGTTGCCCGGCTACGCCGCCACGACAGCCGCTCTGGCCGCCACCGCCGGAGCGTTCACCCGTACAACTGCGGACACGGAATCCTGA
- a CDS encoding CatB-related O-acetyltransferase, translating into MPAVPPDPTVLHPMPGQARVVLLKPLVRSPLIEVGEYSYYDDPDDATAFETRNVLYHYGPERLVIGRFCALGTGVRFIMNGANHRMDGPSTFPFPTMGGSWSEHFDLLTNLPSRGDTVVGNDVWFGHSATVMPGVRIGHGAIIASGAVVTSDVPDYGIVGGNPARLIRTRYDDQEVGRLLEVAWWDWPAEHLTEHVRTIMSGSIAELEAAAPDDLRP; encoded by the coding sequence ATGCCAGCTGTTCCCCCCGACCCCACCGTGCTGCACCCGATGCCCGGCCAAGCCCGGGTTGTACTGCTCAAACCCCTGGTGCGGTCCCCGCTGATCGAAGTCGGCGAGTACTCCTACTACGACGATCCCGACGACGCGACCGCGTTCGAGACGCGCAACGTCCTGTACCACTACGGCCCCGAAAGGCTCGTCATCGGCAGATTCTGCGCGCTGGGCACCGGAGTGCGCTTCATCATGAACGGCGCCAACCACCGCATGGACGGCCCATCGACCTTCCCCTTCCCCACGATGGGAGGCTCGTGGTCGGAACACTTCGACCTGCTCACGAACCTGCCCAGCCGAGGGGACACCGTCGTGGGCAACGACGTCTGGTTCGGCCACAGTGCGACGGTCATGCCCGGCGTACGCATCGGACACGGCGCGATCATCGCCTCCGGCGCCGTGGTCACGAGCGACGTACCCGACTACGGCATCGTGGGCGGCAACCCGGCCCGGCTCATCCGCACCCGCTACGACGACCAGGAAGTCGGCCGGCTCCTCGAGGTGGCCTGGTGGGACTGGCCCGCAGAACACCTCACTGAACACGTACGGACGATCATGTCGGGCTCGATCGCCGAACTGGAAGCAGCCGCCCCGGACGACCTTCGGCCGTGA
- a CDS encoding nuclear transport factor 2 family protein codes for MTTHTVVNTMRRSGTRRTTNGEATGETAVVVTRVRARARATGRDLRLPVLQTGTVRNGQITEVRPFCWDTQAIADPCAGSASRDRLHIR; via the coding sequence GTGACGACGCACACCGTCGTCAACACGATGCGCCGTTCCGGGACCCGGCGCACGACGAACGGCGAGGCCACCGGTGAGACTGCGGTCGTTGTCACCCGGGTCCGTGCTCGCGCTCGTGCGACCGGACGTGACCTCAGGCTCCCCGTCCTGCAAACGGGCACGGTCAGGAACGGGCAGATCACCGAGGTCCGGCCGTTCTGCTGGGACACCCAGGCGATCGCCGACCCATGCGCCGGGTCCGCGAGCCGAGACCGGCTGCACATCCGCTGA
- a CDS encoding FAD-dependent monooxygenase: MDYDVVVAGGGPVGLMLACELRLGGARVAVLERLTEVDPTIKGGAITTPSAEALYRRGMLPALAEVQRQAMDRFRAFMRERNGGSEGRAAGQGLGFVGHFGGIMLRADLVDRTDPGFGDAGPAADVSLVAQQDIERLLGRRADDLGVDVRRGVELTGFEADDGAVTVRTNRGAIRAGWLVGCDGGRSTVRKLAGFEFPGTEPEITCHQAIVEMTGSEDLTVGWTATDTGVYAHGPMPGRIVTVEFDGPPADRDAPVTTEDLQARLRRVSGVDVTITRVRTVTRFTDHARQVTEYRRGRVLLAGDAAHVHSAFGSQGLSLGIGDAMNLGWKLAAVIRGRAREGLLDTYTSERHPVGAWVLDWTRSQVAAMRPDPQSRALREIVSDLAGTVVGTTYLAARLNGAGVRYELPGEHPLTGRSTPDLRLTDGGRVADHLQGGRAILLDLTGDPELQALASGYADCVDTVTTGCPSHPDLAAVLVRPDGFTAWAADTGAQAPTSTAGLAEALEEWFGVPEGAVTPG, encoded by the coding sequence ATGGACTATGACGTAGTGGTGGCCGGAGGCGGCCCGGTCGGACTGATGCTGGCCTGCGAGCTCCGGCTCGGGGGCGCGCGGGTGGCCGTCCTGGAGCGCCTCACCGAAGTGGACCCGACAATCAAGGGCGGAGCGATCACCACGCCCAGCGCCGAGGCGCTCTACCGCCGGGGGATGTTGCCCGCGCTGGCCGAGGTGCAGCGACAGGCCATGGACCGCTTCCGGGCGTTCATGCGCGAGCGCAACGGCGGGAGCGAAGGCAGGGCTGCAGGCCAAGGACTCGGTTTCGTCGGGCACTTCGGCGGGATCATGCTGCGCGCCGACCTGGTGGACCGTACGGACCCCGGCTTCGGCGACGCCGGGCCCGCCGCCGACGTCAGCCTCGTGGCGCAGCAGGACATCGAGCGGCTGCTCGGCAGGCGGGCGGACGACCTGGGCGTCGATGTGCGCCGGGGAGTGGAGCTGACCGGCTTCGAGGCGGACGACGGGGCAGTCACCGTACGGACGAACAGGGGGGCGATACGCGCCGGCTGGCTCGTCGGCTGCGACGGCGGCCGCAGCACGGTGCGCAAGCTCGCGGGGTTCGAATTCCCCGGTACGGAACCGGAGATCACCTGTCACCAGGCGATCGTGGAGATGACCGGCTCCGAGGATCTGACGGTCGGCTGGACCGCCACGGACACCGGGGTGTACGCCCACGGGCCGATGCCGGGCCGTATCGTCACCGTCGAGTTCGACGGCCCGCCGGCCGACCGGGACGCGCCGGTGACCACCGAGGACCTGCAGGCGCGGCTGCGACGCGTATCCGGCGTGGACGTCACCATCACCCGGGTGCGGACGGTGACCCGTTTCACCGACCACGCCCGCCAGGTCACCGAGTACCGCAGGGGCCGGGTGCTGCTGGCGGGCGACGCGGCACACGTGCATTCCGCGTTCGGGAGCCAGGGACTGAGCCTGGGTATCGGGGACGCGATGAACCTCGGCTGGAAGCTCGCTGCGGTGATCCGCGGCCGGGCGAGGGAAGGGCTGCTCGACACGTACACCTCCGAGCGGCACCCGGTCGGCGCGTGGGTCCTGGACTGGACCCGGTCCCAGGTCGCGGCCATGCGCCCGGACCCGCAGTCCCGGGCCCTGCGCGAGATCGTCAGTGACCTGGCCGGGACGGTCGTGGGCACCACGTACCTCGCGGCGCGGCTCAACGGAGCAGGAGTGCGGTACGAGCTGCCCGGCGAGCACCCGCTGACCGGTCGCAGCACCCCGGACCTCCGGCTCACCGACGGCGGCCGCGTCGCGGACCACCTCCAGGGCGGTCGGGCGATCCTGCTCGACCTCACCGGCGACCCGGAACTCCAGGCTCTTGCCTCGGGGTACGCCGACTGCGTCGACACCGTCACGACCGGCTGCCCGTCCCACCCGGACCTGGCGGCGGTCCTCGTCCGGCCGGACGGCTTCACGGCCTGGGCGGCCGACACGGGCGCGCAGGCGCCGACATCTACGGCCGGGCTGGCGGAGGCGCTGGAGGAGTGGTTCGGAGTGCCGGAGGGCGCGGTGACGCCGGGCTGA